AGCCAGCACCGCCAAACCCCAATACGGCAAAGAGTTTTCCGAAACTTTCCTTCAGTGAATCGCCCTGTTCCGCTGCCGTGTTCCCCATGTCTGCAAAGCCTGCTGCATGAGCTTGAGCGACAAACATGGTTCCCATGGTAATGCCGGCGCTTGCCAACATAATGCGACGCTGTACTGGGTGCTGACTGTATTCGTCAGTTTTAGTGATCAGGTGTACGTGGGCTTTACGTACAACATCACCAACTACTGCGAAAGGTTTAATTTTCATAGCAACGCTCCGTTTTGACTTACCAGTAAAGTTTGAATGTTTCTTGAAACGCATCAATCATCTTGTCTACGTGAACCAGTCCAGCACCTGCAATCATGTGAGTTAAGGAGACGCTGATTTATTCTAAAGCCCAGCTGTTGCCCCCAGATAAATCAAGGCCTCCAGAGCGTTGCAGGGACGAAAAATCGAATAAATCAGCGCCTCCTTAAAGCACGCCATATTAGATCATCTGCTCCGTTGGAAGACTCTCCATCAATGCTTGCCTTCTTTAGTAGCAGTAATCCCTTAAAGCAGAAAAATCCACCAGCAAGACTCGCGAGTGTCAGAACAGCATTTACAGCTTCTTTGAACTTACCGAACTGGTCCGCTCCGCTCCAGGAAATTGCTCCGTAGCTCGCCTGACCGCTGGAAAAGGTCGTCCAGACTGTTCCGATTGTTCCCGAAAGGTTAAAGAGTAAAGCCCCGATGATCAGCACCATCACTGTGCCGCCAGCGGACATTGGGCGTCGGCCTGGTTGAATACTGGCGAGCTGCATCCTGCGAAGCACTGTCCCTGCGTACACGAAGCCAACCAATGCTCCGAGGCTCCACAGTAGGCCCCACATAACTACGGTCAGCGAATTAGCTGCCGCAATAATCATGCTCGCGAGATCCATACCCTACTCCCTAGCGGATCACGCCGAGGTTTGTGACAACCTGGCGGGATACCGGGTCTATGCGAAGAACGCGGATACCGTCAAAGGCATCACCTACCTGAACAACTATTGTTCGTTGGTCATGTGCCAACCAAGCTTGATCGGTATAAATGGTATTGATGCTATATCCAGTCAGAGCCTTGGAAGTTGTGACGGCGGGTACGGCAGGCTGGTTTCGCGTCGCCTGGATTCTCTCCTTTGTCTTGGAAGTATTGTCAGTCGGCCGTGATTCCAGCATTGCGATTTTCGCCTGAAGCTCAGGAACCTGGCTCTGCAGCTCACGAACCTGGCTCTGCAGCTCGGAGGTGATTTTAGAAAATGTTTCCAATTGGCCTTGAACCTGAATCAGCTCAACCTGTTGGCTGACTGGCGGAATTGTGTTCGCAGGTTCCTCAACCGGTTGGACCGGTTTTTGCCGTTCATACGCCCCGTAATCAGCTTTTGTGTTTTGGGCCCCAAACTGTTGCCCTTGCGTGACCGTAGAGTTCGAGCGGAACAGCTTAGGTGCGAAGATCCAGACCGCTGCTATAAGTGCAAGCACAACAAAGAAGTGCCATGGCTTCACTTTTTCTACAAACGAATTCTGGTTCCTTTTTTGCAAAGGCTCCTGCTCCTGTTTCGAATCCGGCTCTGGTTGAGCAACGCCTGCTTTTGGGGCCGGTGATGCAAATACATCAATATCGGCCGCTGTCTGTGTCGTCATGTTGGCATCCTTTCAGCGCTGACTCAGTAGCGAGTCGAGTTCATTGTGTTGGGTTGGCCAAGGCCAGGTGTAAAGCCCGGATACCCGCTGCTCATACCTTCTTGATCACCGCTACCAGTTGCGCTAGGTGACAAGCGATATTGTTGCTTTGGCTGTCCTGCAGGTTGACTAAGGGTATTCAACTCTTCTTTCTGATTTGCTTGAATGGCATTTTTGTCCAGGGCATCACTAGCCATCACAGGGCCAATAAACTGGATACCGATAGTCGAGCCCAAAGGTCTAATAACTTGCTTTTGAGGCATGTTTGCGCCGTCATTTGCGAGAACCTTGCCTGCCTGCTGGCCAATACCACCCGCAAAGGTTCCGGCTACTGCTGCACCGTTCGGAGTTTCTGGATAGGTCGAAATGACAGCACCTTGGCTGGTGATAATATTTTGGGCGCTTCCTTGCTCATAAAGTTGACCTGTCTTGCCGATTGCTATAGCAAGTGCTGGGAGGATAATTCTTTCGAAGTATCGATTGTTTACTTCGCCGGAGAGTGCGGTTCTCATGCTGTCTGGATCAACGGCTTTTGCGCTAATTTTGTATGAGTGACCCTTCCACTCCATGTAGCTAAACGTCATGTCTACCGTTTCGTTTATACGTTTGTAGCCCATGGCGAAACATACTGCACCTGCGAATGGCCCGGTTGCGATCTCCGCACGTACCATCGAGTTTTCGTCAGTGTCGATCTCAGTCTTGAGAATAGACGGGGCAAGGGTAAACCCTGGTACTACCACTACGTCGGGCTCTTTTTGACTCGCGGCCCCATTTGCTCCGCGTTGATTGCTTGCAACCGAGCCACCAGCACCGGCCATAGATGCTGGCATGATTGATTGAGCATAAGCAGATGGCGTAAGAGTGGCGTCTTCGCTCGACTTACCCAACCCGTGGGGCTTCTCTCCCCAAGCGGACATTAAGCCTTTTACCTGTTCTGCGATTTGCTTGTCGTACTCTTTGTTCCGAGTAACGACTTGTTGAGGTTGCTGGGGTTGCTGGTAATAGTAATTTACCTGCTGAGGTTGCTGCTGCTGTCCTGAACCGGACGAGGCAGGTTTAACAGACTGTGCTGACATTACAGACATGTACGAACCACCGTTTGATTCGGCTTGTTCCGCGTTCGCCTGGTTATATCTATTAAGTACCTGTCTGTATTGTTCGCTTTCTTCTGTTTTAGTGCCTTTTGCGTCCGTGGTGATACCCCGAACGGAAGAGTTACTTGTATTGTGATTTTGCAGCCATGTATACGCCAGATAGCCGCCACCAATGAGCACGACAGCTACTACGGCTACGATAACTTTGGTTTGGCGACCAATATCAGCTTGAGTACTCATATGGACCTCAGTTGATGTCTAGTTGGAGGGTAACTGACTGGCCCATTTGAGACAGGGTTACGAACGGAGTTGCTGGAAGCCGATAAACTTTGGTTCCATCTCCTGAGGACAGACTTTGATCAAACGCTGTTTGAATATCTTGCTGCGTGCGCACGAAGATGTCGCCGTTGTATTGCCATACTTGTGTGTGCGTTGGCACTTCCCCATGCGCCACCACCGCTCGGGCATCCTTGGGTGGGATTCCGTCTAGAAAGGCTTGAAGGGTGTCGTCATTTATGTGGAATGGAAAATTATTCTCCCAGTCTTCCGTTCCTTGACGAGATTACTACGTCCACACTACCGGAACGCGTCTTGAAGCAGGCACCCTCCGCCGATACCTGAGCCGCTCCGTGCACAGCCTGATAGGTGTCGTGACAAATGCGGTGGGTGTGACTCAGATTGATCAATCGCTACATGATAAGAGAACCTACCTTTTTACGCTGATCGCAGCTTTGCCATTGAGGCGCTGTCGACTATTTAAATATTTGGAAAGCATAATGGAACTCGATGGACACTGATGACCACTCATGCGCGGCACATGTAAAAGTAAAAGCGAATAGATAAGTCGGTGGTGGTGATCTGTCGGTTAAAAGCATGGCAAGCAACTCGCTCACCCACTGTAAAAATAAAATCAACTTAGATCCACGATGGAGAAAGTAAAATGAAAGCTCGCTCAAAGAAATCAGTAGGCATTGTTGCTTTGGCACTTTTAATGGGCAAGGTGTATGCCGCTCCTACTCCTGCCGCGTGCCCGGATGTCAGCGTCATCAAACAACATCAGGAAGGGCAAGGTTTTGTGTATACGGCACCAGCCCCAAACAACCAACAATGGAGAGGCGAAAACCCGCGAGGCGATGCAAAGGACATAAATAGTATTGCTTTCAAAACTGCAAATATACGTAACCGAAGCGCGATCACAGGTAATGCATTTGTGGCGTGCGACTATGAGGGTAATAGCAGCGCAGGAATCAGGATGAGTCTTGAAACGCTCAAGGTAGCAACACCTGTGGGGAAAGCTTGGAACGGACTCAGTTGCAGTGAAAGCAACCCATCCCTCTGCACGTTTGAGTATTGATGTTTTTATAATATACATTTTACAAATAGCTATTCAGCTTAATGCAGGTAGCTTTTAGTAAAACTACAAAAACAGATCACAGCGCCCACGACTATCGGCTTTTTCCCCTCGATTTGACTGGGCGTTCTGCAGGGCCTGAACGTAAGACGTCCCCAGCCCCACTGGTCAACGTCGTCAGAATCAGCGTAGCCCAGAAGCATTCCACCTAACTTACTAAAGAGCGATCTTACCTGGCCCCATCAGCGGTGCTTTAGCGTAAGGGCCTCGGCCGGGTATCCGTACGTCCAAGCGAGCATCCACGATTCTGGACTTCTCCCCTTCACTGTCAGGTTCACCAGTCACGAGTTTTATGACAACAGGTGTCGTCGCACCCTGTAGAAACAGAGCGATGTTTCCAGATTCGTAGGAGGATGTCGTTGAGACCACAACTACGTGCGAACCCTGCATCCACTCTGCTGTGAAGATGTCATCTCTGGAGATCCGTGGTGTGATTGCCAAAGGCCAAGGTGCGCCTGTTGAGTCGAGAATAACCAAGTTCGAAATTTCACCAGGCATTACACGTAACACTGGAAGTGACGCGCCCGGGCTCAGGTCGACAGAAACGCTAGTGATTCTTGGGATGGCTCTGACGGGCTTATACGCTTTCGCCTTCCTCGTGTTCTCAAGGCTTCCCCGCATTTCG
This region of Pseudomonas cannabina genomic DNA includes:
- a CDS encoding DUF6750 family protein: MRFKKHSNFTGKSKRSVAMKIKPFAVVGDVVRKAHVHLITKTDEYSQHPVQRRIMLASAGITMGTMFVAQAHAAGFADMGNTAAEQGDSLKESFGKLFAVLGFGGAGWGGMNMWKKTQQGENSRITGTQIWGPLLGGAALGATGFMMTTAGETVGIAAGQQGVVPG
- the traQ gene encoding conjugal transfer protein TraQ, which encodes MDLASMIIAAANSLTVVMWGLLWSLGALVGFVYAGTVLRRMQLASIQPGRRPMSAGGTVMVLIIGALLFNLSGTIGTVWTTFSSGQASYGAISWSGADQFGKFKEAVNAVLTLASLAGGFFCFKGLLLLKKASIDGESSNGADDLIWRALRRR
- the traO gene encoding conjugal transfer protein TraO — protein: MSTQADIGRQTKVIVAVVAVVLIGGGYLAYTWLQNHNTSNSSVRGITTDAKGTKTEESEQYRQVLNRYNQANAEQAESNGGSYMSVMSAQSVKPASSGSGQQQQPQQVNYYYQQPQQPQQVVTRNKEYDKQIAEQVKGLMSAWGEKPHGLGKSSEDATLTPSAYAQSIMPASMAGAGGSVASNQRGANGAASQKEPDVVVVPGFTLAPSILKTEIDTDENSMVRAEIATGPFAGAVCFAMGYKRINETVDMTFSYMEWKGHSYKISAKAVDPDSMRTALSGEVNNRYFERIILPALAIAIGKTGQLYEQGSAQNIITSQGAVISTYPETPNGAAVAGTFAGGIGQQAGKVLANDGANMPQKQVIRPLGSTIGIQFIGPVMASDALDKNAIQANQKEELNTLSQPAGQPKQQYRLSPSATGSGDQEGMSSGYPGFTPGLGQPNTMNSTRY
- a CDS encoding DotH/IcmK family type IV secretion protein, translated to MNDDTLQAFLDGIPPKDARAVVAHGEVPTHTQVWQYNGDIFVRTQQDIQTAFDQSLSSGDGTKVYRLPATPFVTLSQMGQSVTLQLDIN
- a CDS encoding DUF3757 domain-containing protein; translated protein: MKARSKKSVGIVALALLMGKVYAAPTPAACPDVSVIKQHQEGQGFVYTAPAPNNQQWRGENPRGDAKDINSIAFKTANIRNRSAITGNAFVACDYEGNSSAGIRMSLETLKVATPVGKAWNGLSCSESNPSLCTFEY